In Pelodiscus sinensis isolate JC-2024 unplaced genomic scaffold, ASM4963464v1 ctg86, whole genome shotgun sequence, a single window of DNA contains:
- the LOC142825588 gene encoding leukocyte immunoglobulin-like receptor subfamily B member 2, translating into MASALSILFLGCWLAGQSGARGEPRVSISASPGEVIAPGGALTIRCCCRFGGRLFLYKDGAEFRELYPAGDGGEFTIRSARQEDAGSYSCESRAGWWLFQWAYDSDTLHISVAETYYPKPSISLRPSRRVALGGAVNIWCWGGPQNMRFLLSKEGTLHALQEVEPARDVAGFPIRNVSRQDAGSYRCYYRTPWDPAVRSRPSDPVELVVAGEGPGSASPPPAGPSGGRGPDGTLRGGLCPCPDRERAPSRWGVPRQAATAAAADSGLKEAGIPAPGGAAGQRVFPKGLLPQTCPLGTHRSQVQGLPSHPQP; encoded by the exons ATGGCATCTGCTCTCAGCATCCTCTTCCTCG gctgctggctggcggGGCAGAGCGGGGCGCGGGGAG AGCCCCGAGTCTCCATCTCCGCCAGCCCCGGCGAGGTGATCGCCCCGGGGGGAGCCCTCACCATCCGCTGCTGCTGCCGGTTCGGGGGCCGTTTATTTCTGTATAAAGACGGAGCCGAATTCCGGGAGCTGTATCCCGCCGGGGACGGGGGCGAATTCACCATCCGCAGCGCCAGGCAGGAAGACGCAGGGAGCTACAGCTGCGAGTCCCGCGCCGGATGGTGGCTGTTCCAGTGGGCGTACGACTCCGACACCCTACACATCAGTGTGGCAg AGACCTACTACCCCAAACCCTCCATCTCCCTGCGCCCCAGCAGGCGGGTCGCCCTGGGGGGAGCCGTGAACATCTGGTGCTGGGGCGGGCCCCAGAACATGAGGTTCCTGCTGTCCAAAGAGGGGACCCTGCACGCGCTGCAGGAGGTGGAGCCCGCGAGGGACGTGGCCGGGTTTCCCATCCGCAACGTGAGCCGGCAGGACGCGGGGAGCTACCGCTGCTATTATCGCACCCCGTGGGACCCGGCCGTCCGGTCCCGGCCCAGCGACCCCGTGGAGCTGGTGGTAGCAGGTGAGGGGCCCGGCTCAGCATCCCCACCCCCGGCTGGGCCCTCAGGGGGTCGTGGTCCTGACGGGACGCTCAGAGGTGGGCTCTGTCCTTGCCCGGACAGGGAGCGGGCACCGAGCCGCTGGGGGGTCCCCAGACAAGCGGCCACAGCAGCCGCTGCAGATTCAGGGCTGAAGGAGGCGGGGATCCCTGCCCCGGGCGGAGCTGCAGGTCAGAGGGTCTTTCCCAAGGGGCTGCTCCCCCAGACTTGTCCTTTGGGGACACACAGGAGTCAGGTCCAGGGGCTGCCCAGCCATCCCCAGCCCTga